One window of Leptotrichia sp. oral taxon 498 genomic DNA carries:
- the tsaB gene encoding tRNA (adenosine(37)-N6)-threonylcarbamoyltransferase complex dimerization subunit type 1 TsaB — translation MITFAITTTTKLAGLALYENEKVLGKIHIEVAKSHSTTILEQIDCLLKWTGKKLTDIKNVVVSIGPGSFTGVRIAISVVKGIFFGREDVTFYEVNELDALGYQAFFNICATCDNFFNKKIYALIDSRKEKVYFAAYKVFENKLELVEDYKVVKLDDIILEINNKKNEKEDKNKESKQDKEDREENKNNEIYMIGDAVFNYKEKIKENLRQSVHLFEEKNLKIDVATFVQMMLAGKLEDKKTDIFNLRPNYLEKSQAERDKK, via the coding sequence ATGATAACTTTTGCAATAACTACGACCACTAAATTGGCTGGTCTTGCGCTTTATGAAAATGAGAAAGTTTTGGGGAAAATTCATATTGAAGTTGCGAAATCACATTCTACAACAATTTTGGAGCAAATTGACTGCCTTTTAAAGTGGACTGGAAAAAAATTAACTGATATAAAAAATGTGGTTGTGTCGATTGGACCTGGCTCTTTTACAGGTGTGAGAATAGCTATTTCGGTTGTAAAAGGAATTTTTTTTGGAAGAGAAGATGTTACATTTTATGAAGTGAATGAACTTGATGCGCTAGGTTATCAGGCATTTTTTAATATTTGTGCGACTTGCGATAATTTTTTTAATAAAAAAATTTATGCTTTGATAGATTCGAGAAAGGAAAAAGTTTATTTTGCGGCTTATAAAGTTTTTGAAAATAAACTTGAATTAGTGGAAGATTATAAAGTTGTTAAATTGGATGATATAATCTTGGAAATTAATAATAAAAAAAATGAAAAAGAAGATAAAAATAAAGAAAGTAAACAAGATAAAGAAGATAGAGAAGAAAATAAAAATAATGAAATTTATATGATTGGAGATGCAGTTTTTAATTATAAAGAAAAGATAAAAGAAAATTTGAGGCAAAGTGTCCATTTATTTGAAGAAAAAAATTTGAAAATTGATGTGGCAACTTTTGTTCAAATGATGCTCGCAGGAAAACTTGAAGATAAAAAAACTGATATTTTTAATTTAAGACCGAATTATTTGGAAAAATCACAGGCGGAAAGGGATAAGAAATAA
- the ftsY gene encoding signal recognition particle-docking protein FtsY, with product MALKNFFKFGKKKKKEEEIEETKETEKNEKIKKNIENKENKENDKEEKTKKGNEISEKNKKNKKLENEKKSEENKNEKGKEEKEKKEEKIEKTKKKPKLKPLKDRLATPKKGFFSKLKEMFLGKTIDDELYEELEELLIQSDIGMDMTMEIVADLEKQVDKKRLKASQDVYEELKELLKSKLVYNTEENTKLDIQDGKLNIILVVGVNGVGKTTSIGKIAKKLKDKGKKVIIGAGDTFRAAAIEQIEEWGKRTGVEVVKQSHGSDPAAVIFDTVKTAKNRNFDVAILDTAGRLHNKRDLMKELEKINKIIKEQSGNDKFETLLVIDSTTGQNGLEQAKIFNEIVDLTGIILTKFDGTAKGGIIFPITNELKKPIKFIGVGEGIEDLRKFDSKEFVEAIFSD from the coding sequence ATGGCGTTAAAAAATTTTTTTAAATTTGGAAAAAAGAAGAAAAAAGAAGAAGAGATTGAAGAAACTAAAGAAACTGAAAAAAATGAAAAAATTAAAAAAAATATAGAAAACAAAGAAAATAAAGAAAATGATAAAGAAGAAAAAACAAAAAAAGGCAATGAAATTTCTGAAAAAAATAAAAAAAATAAAAAATTAGAAAATGAAAAAAAATCAGAAGAAAACAAAAATGAAAAAGGAAAAGAAGAAAAAGAAAAAAAAGAAGAAAAAATTGAAAAAACTAAGAAAAAACCAAAGTTAAAACCGTTAAAAGATAGACTTGCCACACCTAAAAAAGGATTTTTCTCAAAATTGAAAGAGATGTTTTTGGGAAAAACAATTGACGATGAACTTTATGAAGAGTTGGAAGAACTGCTTATTCAATCTGATATTGGAATGGATATGACGATGGAAATTGTGGCAGATTTGGAAAAACAAGTTGACAAAAAGAGATTGAAAGCGTCGCAGGATGTCTATGAGGAATTGAAGGAACTACTGAAAAGTAAGTTGGTCTACAACACCGAAGAAAATACGAAACTTGATATTCAAGATGGAAAACTTAATATTATTTTGGTAGTTGGAGTAAATGGAGTTGGAAAGACGACTTCGATTGGGAAAATTGCGAAAAAGTTAAAGGATAAAGGAAAAAAGGTTATAATTGGAGCTGGAGATACATTTAGAGCGGCTGCAATTGAACAGATTGAGGAATGGGGGAAAAGGACAGGAGTTGAAGTTGTGAAACAATCTCACGGAAGTGATCCTGCGGCTGTCATATTTGATACGGTAAAAACAGCTAAAAATCGAAATTTTGATGTGGCAATACTGGATACTGCGGGAAGACTTCATAATAAAAGAGATTTGATGAAAGAGCTGGAAAAAATTAATAAAATTATAAAAGAACAATCGGGAAATGATAAATTTGAAACACTTCTTGTAATTGACAGCACGACTGGGCAAAATGGGCTTGAACAAGCTAAAATCTTTAACGAAATTGTGGATTTAACAGGTATTATTTTGACTAAGTTTGATGGAACTGCAAAAGGTGGAATTATTTTTCCGATAACTAATGAATTAAAAAAGCCAATTAAATTTATTGGAGTTGGGGAAGGAATTGAAGATCTTAGAAAATTTGATTCTAAAGAGTTTGTAGAAGCGATTTTTTCTGATTAG
- the pta gene encoding phosphate acetyltransferase, producing MSKNLLESLKAKAKILQKTIILPETEDPRVLKAAEKVMSEGLAKIALVGSEEKIKKEAEKLGVNLDGAIFYDPNNCATIDQMSEILRKRREKKGMTFEAAKATMLSDPRFFAAMLVKQGRVDGMVAGSISPTAHVLRASILVIGPKEGLKTISSSFVMVTDSNFGANGTLIFTDAAVIPNPTALQLADIAISAVEKAKVTVGIKEPKVAFLSYSTKGSADGESVRKVREAIEILKMRDVDFEFDGEMQLDAAIVPEVAKLKAPNSKVAGNANVLVFPDLNAGNIGYKLTQRFSGAKALGPLIQGLARPVHDLSRGCSVEDIVEVVAITAVESDEK from the coding sequence ATGTCTAAAAATTTATTAGAAAGTTTGAAGGCTAAAGCAAAAATATTGCAAAAAACAATTATATTACCAGAAACGGAAGATCCAAGGGTGTTAAAAGCGGCTGAAAAAGTTATGAGTGAAGGTCTTGCAAAAATTGCACTTGTGGGAAGCGAAGAAAAAATAAAAAAAGAGGCGGAAAAATTGGGAGTAAATTTGGATGGAGCGATTTTTTATGATCCAAATAACTGTGCGACTATTGACCAAATGTCAGAAATTTTGAGAAAGAGAAGAGAAAAAAAAGGTATGACTTTTGAAGCGGCAAAAGCCACAATGTTGTCAGATCCTAGATTTTTTGCGGCAATGCTTGTAAAACAAGGAAGAGTTGACGGAATGGTCGCAGGTTCGATTTCTCCAACAGCTCATGTACTAAGAGCGTCAATTTTAGTAATTGGACCAAAAGAAGGGCTAAAAACAATTTCAAGTTCGTTTGTTATGGTAACTGACTCGAACTTTGGAGCAAATGGAACACTTATTTTTACAGATGCGGCAGTTATTCCCAATCCAACGGCGTTACAACTTGCAGATATAGCAATTTCAGCGGTTGAAAAAGCCAAAGTTACAGTTGGGATAAAAGAGCCTAAGGTGGCATTTTTGTCTTATTCAACAAAAGGAAGTGCCGACGGAGAATCAGTTAGAAAAGTTAGAGAAGCGATTGAAATTTTAAAAATGAGAGATGTGGATTTTGAATTTGATGGAGAAATGCAACTGGATGCGGCAATCGTTCCAGAAGTGGCAAAACTTAAGGCACCAAACTCAAAAGTGGCAGGAAATGCGAATGTATTAGTTTTCCCTGATTTAAATGCAGGAAATATCGGTTACAAATTGACTCAGAGATTTTCAGGTGCGAAAGCGTTAGGACCGTTAATTCAAGGATTAGCTAGACCTGTCCATGATTTATCGAGAGGTTGCAGCGTGGAAGATATAGTTGAAGTTGTGGCGATTACAGCCGTTGAATCTGATGAAAAATAA
- a CDS encoding acetate/propionate family kinase — protein sequence MKILVINSGSSSLKFELIDMTNEKSIAKGLCERIGIANPMISYKNLIKDIKITEKPEPMDDHKMAIDAVLKLLQDDSMGVIKSVDEIDAIGHRVVQGGAYFKDSALVDEKVISLVEELGELAPLHNPAAAMGVRVMMELLPDKKNVVVFDTSFHQTMEPKAYMYAFPYEDYEELKVRKYGAHGTSHRYVSEIAAQMFGKKDSKIIVCHLGNGASITAVKNGKVVDTSMGLTPLAGVMMGTRTGDVDPSAVVYIMEKRGLTPKEMNTRMNKQSGIKGIFGPSSDFRDLAAGVEEGNEKAKLAYEMFCYKIKSYIGAYAAAMNGLDAIAFTGGIGENAFYARRDICRDLTYLGIDLDEEKSSKWLPGNVEITKENSKVKVYKIETAEEIMIARDTYRLTRES from the coding sequence ATGAAAATATTAGTTATAAATAGTGGAAGCTCGTCGTTAAAGTTTGAATTAATTGACATGACAAATGAAAAATCAATTGCAAAAGGACTGTGCGAGAGGATAGGAATTGCAAATCCAATGATCAGTTACAAAAATTTGATAAAAGATATAAAAATAACTGAAAAGCCAGAACCTATGGATGATCATAAAATGGCAATTGACGCCGTATTAAAACTTCTTCAGGACGACAGTATGGGAGTTATTAAAAGTGTTGATGAAATTGATGCGATAGGGCATAGAGTTGTGCAAGGAGGAGCTTATTTTAAAGATTCGGCTTTAGTCGATGAAAAAGTTATTTCATTAGTTGAAGAACTTGGAGAACTTGCGCCACTTCACAATCCAGCTGCGGCAATGGGTGTGAGAGTTATGATGGAACTACTTCCAGATAAAAAAAATGTCGTGGTATTTGACACTTCGTTTCATCAGACAATGGAGCCAAAAGCATATATGTACGCTTTTCCGTATGAAGACTATGAAGAGTTAAAAGTTAGAAAATACGGTGCACATGGGACTTCGCACAGATATGTGAGCGAAATTGCAGCTCAAATGTTTGGAAAAAAAGATTCCAAAATAATAGTTTGTCACCTTGGAAATGGAGCTAGTATAACAGCTGTGAAAAACGGAAAAGTTGTTGACACTTCAATGGGTCTAACTCCACTTGCTGGAGTTATGATGGGAACCAGAACCGGAGATGTGGATCCATCGGCAGTTGTTTATATAATGGAAAAAAGAGGTTTAACTCCAAAAGAAATGAATACAAGAATGAATAAACAGTCTGGAATTAAAGGAATTTTTGGACCTAGCTCGGATTTTAGGGACTTGGCAGCTGGAGTTGAAGAAGGAAATGAAAAAGCAAAATTGGCATATGAAATGTTTTGTTACAAAATAAAATCTTATATTGGAGCTTATGCCGCTGCAATGAATGGACTTGATGCAATAGCATTTACAGGTGGAATTGGAGAAAATGCTTTTTATGCGAGAAGAGATATTTGTAGGGATTTGACATATTTAGGAATTGATTTAGATGAAGAAAAATCAAGTAAATGGTTACCGGGAAATGTAGAAATTACTAAAGAAAATTCTAAAGTAAAAGTTTATAAAATTGAAACGGCGGAAGAAATAATGATAGCGAGAGATACTTATAGACTTACAAGAGAAAGTTAG
- a CDS encoding flavodoxin domain-containing protein — MASLNIIYYSATGNTEEMAKYIAQGAKDAGADVKVINVEEADEKSVNADFLAFGSPAAGAEEIAPEIVEFIESNKDKIFNKTVGLFGSYDWGTGVFMESWVEQLTSENFSIVGEGFINHLAADDDEKIEKCKEYGRKIVL; from the coding sequence ATGGCAAGTTTAAATATAATTTACTATTCAGCGACAGGAAATACTGAAGAAATGGCAAAATATATTGCACAAGGTGCAAAAGATGCGGGAGCAGATGTGAAAGTGATAAATGTGGAAGAAGCTGACGAAAAATCAGTAAATGCTGATTTTTTAGCGTTTGGTTCACCTGCTGCAGGAGCGGAAGAAATAGCGCCAGAAATAGTTGAATTTATTGAATCCAATAAAGATAAAATTTTTAATAAAACAGTTGGACTTTTTGGCTCTTACGATTGGGGAACAGGAGTTTTTATGGAAAGTTGGGTAGAACAGCTAACTAGCGAAAATTTCTCAATCGTAGGAGAAGGATTTATAAATCACTTGGCAGCTGATGATGATGAAAAAATTGAAAAATGTAAAGAATATGGAAGAAAAATAGTATTGTAG
- a CDS encoding DUF445 domain-containing protein, with amino-acid sequence MRNLILQFCLMVLVGTLIGWFTNYLAIKLLFRPYKEMNFLFFKIQGLIPKRRAEISLNIADVVEKELISVDDIADKIEEMELSDEIIDKLLDKVIGEKLQKNILDKNPLLKMFINDSVIEKIKSYFKKSILENKEEIIGEIIKIGKEKINFREIILEKMENFSLQEIEEIILRISKNELKHIEIIGGVLGGIIAVFQFLLMVALKAI; translated from the coding sequence TTGAGAAATTTGATATTACAGTTTTGTCTTATGGTGCTTGTTGGAACACTTATAGGTTGGTTTACTAATTATTTAGCTATAAAATTACTTTTTAGACCATATAAGGAGATGAATTTTCTCTTTTTTAAAATACAGGGATTAATTCCCAAAAGAAGAGCGGAAATATCTTTAAATATAGCCGATGTTGTGGAAAAAGAGCTGATTTCTGTGGATGATATCGCAGATAAAATTGAAGAAATGGAACTTTCAGATGAAATTATTGATAAGTTATTAGATAAAGTTATTGGAGAAAAATTGCAAAAAAATATATTGGATAAAAATCCGTTATTAAAAATGTTTATAAATGATAGCGTGATTGAAAAGATAAAATCTTATTTTAAAAAGAGCATTTTGGAAAATAAAGAAGAAATTATTGGGGAAATTATAAAAATAGGAAAAGAAAAAATAAATTTTCGTGAAATTATTTTGGAAAAAATGGAGAATTTTTCTTTGCAAGAAATAGAAGAAATTATTTTAAGAATTTCAAAAAATGAACTAAAGCATATTGAAATAATAGGTGGAGTTCTTGGGGGAATTATCGCAGTGTTTCAATTCTTATTGATGGTGGCACTAAAAGCGATATAA
- the ruvB gene encoding Holliday junction branch migration DNA helicase RuvB, whose protein sequence is MEKERVLAPDELGEDNIQKSLRPKTFREYIGQEDLKKKMNIFIKAAKMRNETVDHILLYGPPGLGKTTLAGVIANEMGVNLKITTGPVLEKSGDLAAILTSLEENDILFIDEIHRLNTSVEEILYPAMEDNEIDILIGKGPSARSIRIELPKFTLIGATTKAGQLSTPLRDRFGVTHKMEFYNLDELTEIVRRGAEILSISYDEDGISEISKRSRGTPRIANRLLKRARDYALVEGNGVLDKKSVNGILKLLGVDENGLDELDRKILSSIIDVYNGGPVGIETLSLLLGEDRRTIEEVYEPYLIKIGFIKRTPRGRVVTEAGYRHLGIKKILEE, encoded by the coding sequence ATGGAAAAAGAAAGAGTATTGGCACCCGATGAACTGGGAGAGGACAATATTCAAAAGTCACTTAGACCAAAAACTTTTAGAGAATATATCGGTCAAGAAGATTTGAAAAAAAAAATGAACATTTTTATAAAAGCGGCAAAAATGCGAAATGAAACTGTGGACCACATTTTGCTATATGGACCTCCAGGACTTGGAAAGACGACGCTTGCAGGAGTGATTGCAAATGAGATGGGAGTAAATTTAAAAATTACAACTGGACCAGTTTTGGAAAAATCAGGGGATTTGGCGGCAATTTTGACTTCGCTTGAAGAAAATGACATTTTATTTATTGACGAAATTCACAGATTAAATACTTCAGTTGAAGAAATTTTGTATCCTGCGATGGAAGACAATGAAATTGATATTTTAATTGGAAAAGGACCGTCAGCTAGAAGTATTCGGATTGAGTTGCCAAAATTTACATTAATTGGTGCGACGACTAAAGCGGGACAACTTAGTACGCCACTTCGGGACAGATTCGGTGTGACACATAAAATGGAGTTTTACAATCTTGATGAGCTTACAGAAATTGTTCGAAGAGGAGCTGAAATTTTGAGCATTTCGTACGATGAAGACGGAATTAGCGAGATTTCTAAAAGAAGTCGTGGAACGCCTAGAATTGCGAATAGACTTTTGAAAAGAGCAAGAGATTATGCACTTGTTGAAGGAAATGGAGTTTTGGACAAAAAAAGTGTAAATGGAATTTTAAAACTTTTGGGAGTCGATGAAAATGGCTTGGATGAACTTGACAGAAAAATTTTAAGTTCGATAATTGATGTCTATAACGGCGGACCTGTTGGAATTGAGACATTATCACTTTTGCTGGGAGAGGACAGACGAACAATTGAAGAAGTTTATGAGCCGTATTTAATTAAAATCGGATTTATAAAGCGGACACCCCGTGGAAGAGTTGTAACTGAAGCTGGTTACAGACATTTAGGAATAAAAAAAATATTGGAAGAATAA
- a CDS encoding RsmE family RNA methyltransferase — protein MLTVIAEKKNISDKKIIIDNKLDCGHIQNVYRLQINDELRVIDGEFEYLTKILSISKKEVILEIIKKMEDNYSLDVNIDMAIGILKNDKMNLAIQKLTEIGVNKIIPLKTKRVVVKINEKKEKWETVVREALKQCRGVKFPKISEIKKICEIDYEKYDKIIFAYENSENSKSIFELIDEKDKDILCIIGPEGGITEEEVDFLKGKNAFEVSLGARILRAETASIVVAGIISNLNLK, from the coding sequence TTGTTGACAGTGATAGCAGAAAAGAAAAATATCAGTGATAAAAAAATTATTATTGATAATAAATTGGATTGCGGACATATTCAAAATGTGTACAGACTTCAAATAAATGATGAATTGAGAGTTATTGACGGCGAATTTGAATATTTGACAAAAATTTTAAGCATTTCTAAAAAAGAAGTCATTTTAGAAATAATAAAAAAAATGGAGGACAATTATTCACTTGATGTGAATATTGACATGGCGATAGGAATTTTAAAAAACGACAAGATGAATTTAGCGATACAAAAATTGACGGAAATAGGTGTTAATAAAATAATTCCGTTAAAGACAAAAAGAGTCGTTGTAAAAATTAATGAAAAAAAAGAAAAGTGGGAAACTGTTGTAAGAGAAGCGCTAAAACAATGTAGAGGAGTGAAATTTCCCAAAATTTCAGAAATAAAAAAAATTTGTGAAATTGACTACGAAAAATATGATAAAATAATATTTGCCTATGAAAATAGTGAAAATTCAAAGTCGATTTTTGAATTAATTGATGAAAAAGATAAAGATATTTTGTGTATAATTGGACCAGAAGGCGGAATTACCGAAGAGGAAGTAGATTTTTTGAAAGGAAAAAATGCTTTTGAAGTGAGTCTTGGCGCTAGAATTTTACGAGCTGAAACAGCTTCAATTGTAGTTGCGGGAATTATTTCAAATTTAAATTTAAAATAA
- the rsfS gene encoding ribosome silencing factor, translated as MSEIKNEFGAEIQQIIDIMEDKKAQDIKVYDMRGKSPFFDYSILCTGSSSRNIEAIATDVKKSLETVRSVEGLEEANWVLIDAGDVIVSIFSKDARDYYKLDEFYNGVNGKNKENKENKEIDE; from the coding sequence ATGAGTGAAATAAAAAATGAATTTGGTGCAGAAATTCAACAAATAATTGACATTATGGAGGATAAGAAGGCACAGGACATAAAAGTATATGATATGCGTGGAAAATCACCATTTTTTGATTATTCGATACTTTGTACTGGAAGTTCAAGTAGAAATATTGAAGCGATTGCGACTGATGTAAAAAAAAGTTTGGAAACGGTTAGAAGTGTTGAAGGACTGGAAGAAGCTAATTGGGTTTTGATTGATGCAGGAGATGTGATTGTTAGTATATTTAGTAAAGATGCGAGAGATTATTACAAATTAGATGAATTTTACAACGGAGTAAATGGAAAAAATAAAGAAAACAAAGAAAATAAAGAAATTGATGAATAA
- the mrdA gene encoding penicillin-binding protein 2, translated as MRELDKEEKNPRFIAFIMLVGIGFLVLISKLFILQILEASKYEERAQQNRIRTNIIKANRGEIYDREGHLLAKNMTGYQLVHIGTKTLDANDVKILKEMKNMNPEQIHARLSSEKKKKAKDLEETMLDIKKINEVTGTNLDDIIDKFFKEQRLGTDKKILVIEDLDKNVALKAIEKLDNDRIDIVEYNKRFYPEDTIASHVIGYVKPISEKEYNELKDKGYQNSDLIGKKGVERSYDKEMKGQDGKESIEVDAKGNIIRQISTNESIAGKNVYLSLDFDLQKAMTEAFSGKTGAFIAMEAKTGKIVTFVSNPEISLNLMSSKIPGAQWNALVNSKSKPLVNKGIAGLYPPGSTFKAVTGTGILESGISPYATVNSTGQYRFGGSVFRDSHKAGHGITNFAKSIEESVNTYYYVFSQKAGIKNIDKYAKEYGIGEKTGIDIPGESTGTLPSPEWKKKRFKKKQDQKWLPGDLINMSIGQGYVLVTPIQIASVYQAIANNGVQLKPTVVDRFVTYNGKVTVNQPKLSRKLNVSPKTLKLLQNALRLPVMGSGGTAKILRIEGYPVSAKTGTAQNSGFRDNHSWIAGYFPSDKPQIVFVSVVEGGGYGGDASGEMARVFINKYREKYVLKVKQKDKDKTQDDNKNSKNNKNNENDKNNGNNGNKKG; from the coding sequence ATGAGAGAATTAGACAAGGAAGAAAAAAATCCAAGGTTTATTGCTTTTATTATGCTTGTAGGAATAGGATTTTTAGTATTAATTTCAAAATTATTTATTTTACAAATTTTAGAAGCTTCTAAATATGAAGAAAGAGCACAGCAAAATAGAATTAGAACAAATATAATAAAAGCTAACCGTGGTGAAATTTACGATAGAGAAGGTCATTTACTTGCAAAAAATATGACAGGATATCAATTGGTTCACATTGGGACAAAAACGCTTGATGCAAATGATGTGAAAATATTGAAAGAAATGAAAAATATGAATCCAGAGCAAATTCATGCAAGACTTTCAAGTGAGAAAAAGAAAAAAGCTAAGGACTTGGAAGAGACAATGCTTGATATTAAAAAAATTAATGAAGTGACTGGAACAAATTTGGATGACATAATTGATAAATTTTTTAAAGAGCAAAGACTTGGAACGGATAAAAAAATATTGGTTATTGAGGATTTGGATAAAAATGTTGCACTAAAAGCTATTGAAAAATTGGATAACGATAGAATTGACATAGTTGAATATAATAAGAGATTTTATCCTGAAGATACAATAGCATCTCATGTTATAGGTTATGTAAAACCGATAAGTGAAAAAGAATATAACGAGTTAAAAGACAAAGGTTATCAAAATAGTGACCTAATTGGGAAAAAAGGTGTTGAGCGTTCTTATGACAAAGAGATGAAAGGTCAGGATGGAAAAGAGAGTATTGAAGTTGATGCAAAGGGGAATATAATAAGACAAATTTCCACAAACGAAAGTATTGCTGGAAAAAATGTATATTTGTCACTCGACTTTGACTTGCAAAAAGCTATGACAGAAGCATTTAGCGGGAAAACTGGTGCATTTATTGCAATGGAAGCGAAAACTGGGAAAATAGTCACTTTTGTAAGCAATCCTGAAATAAGCTTGAATTTGATGAGTTCAAAAATTCCTGGAGCTCAGTGGAACGCTTTGGTAAATTCTAAATCAAAACCACTTGTAAACAAAGGAATTGCAGGACTTTATCCTCCTGGATCGACATTTAAGGCAGTAACTGGTACAGGAATATTGGAATCTGGAATTTCTCCGTATGCAACAGTAAATTCTACAGGACAATATAGATTTGGAGGTTCAGTATTTAGAGATTCGCATAAAGCTGGACATGGTATAACTAACTTTGCTAAATCTATCGAAGAATCAGTAAATACATATTATTATGTATTTTCTCAAAAGGCTGGAATAAAAAATATTGATAAATATGCTAAAGAATATGGAATCGGTGAAAAAACAGGAATTGACATACCTGGAGAATCTACGGGAACATTGCCAAGTCCTGAATGGAAAAAGAAAAGATTTAAGAAAAAACAAGATCAAAAATGGCTTCCAGGAGATTTAATCAATATGTCAATAGGACAAGGTTATGTGCTTGTTACACCAATACAAATTGCTTCGGTTTATCAAGCAATTGCAAATAATGGTGTGCAGTTAAAACCAACTGTAGTTGACAGATTTGTCACTTATAACGGAAAAGTCACAGTGAATCAGCCAAAATTGTCGAGAAAATTAAATGTAAGTCCGAAGACGCTAAAATTGTTGCAAAATGCATTAAGATTGCCAGTAATGGGTTCAGGCGGAACGGCAAAAATTCTTAGAATAGAGGGATATCCTGTTTCTGCTAAAACAGGTACGGCACAAAATTCTGGATTTAGAGACAATCACTCGTGGATAGCTGGATACTTTCCATCAGATAAACCGCAAATTGTATTTGTTTCGGTCGTAGAAGGTGGAGGATATGGTGGAGACGCATCTGGAGAAATGGCTAGAGTCTTTATAAATAAATATAGAGAAAAATATGTTTTAAAAGTAAAACAAAAAGATAAAGATAAAACACAAGATGATAATAAAAATAGCAAAAATAATAAAAATAACGAAAATGATAAAAATAATGGAAATAACGGAAATAAAAAAGGATAA